A portion of the Faecalibacterium sp. I3-3-89 genome contains these proteins:
- the ruvX gene encoding Holliday junction resolvase RuvX — MKILAVDYGDSRTGLATCDRTEFLTTAITPQITLKARDKVASKVCEVAKDIGAELIVIGLPLNMDGTEGERARKSRKLAKTVEIWSGLPVRMWDERQTTCAAADLLDESGTFGAKRKGILDSVSATVILDDYLAWRKEHPGEV; from the coding sequence ATGAAAATATTAGCCGTAGATTACGGTGACAGCCGCACCGGCCTCGCCACCTGCGACCGCACCGAATTTCTCACCACCGCCATCACGCCCCAGATCACCCTCAAGGCCCGGGACAAGGTGGCCTCGAAGGTCTGCGAGGTGGCAAAGGACATCGGGGCGGAGCTGATCGTCATCGGCCTGCCGCTGAACATGGACGGCACCGAGGGCGAGCGTGCCCGCAAGAGCCGGAAGCTGGCCAAGACTGTGGAGATCTGGAGCGGGCTGCCCGTCCGGATGTGGGACGAGCGCCAGACCACCTGCGCCGCCGCCGACCTCCTCGACGAGAGCGGCACCTTCGGCGCAAAGCGGAAGGGCATCCTCGATTCGGTGAGCGCGACGGTCATTCTGGACGACTATCTCGCATGGCGGAAGGAGCATCCGGGGGAGGTCTGA